The following coding sequences lie in one Apium graveolens cultivar Ventura chromosome 3, ASM990537v1, whole genome shotgun sequence genomic window:
- the LOC141715013 gene encoding uncharacterized protein LOC141715013, producing the protein MVFDQVMHSVDSGAGGLYFMYGHGGIGKTFLWSTIISKVMSKGQIVLAVASSGIASLLIEGGRTAHSRFRIPIDINESSTYEIKKGTHLAELICKTHLVVWDEAPLNHRHIFEAVDRTFRDVRQAIEPNSHTLPFEGLKVLLGGDFRQIFPVVTGEAREAIVGASISKYYIWRECIIFQLLQNMRIELDVPRLP; encoded by the coding sequence ATGGTATTTGATCAAGTCATGCATTCTGTGGATTCGGGTGCTGGTGGTTTATATTTTATGTATGGACATGGCGGTATTGGCAAGACTTTCCTATGGTCAACTATTATCTCAAAAGTCATGAGCAAAGGTCAAATAGTGTTGGCAGTTGCATCATCGGGTATAGCATCGTTGCTTATTGAGGGTGGTAGGACCGCTCATTCTCGATTTAGAATTCCCATTGATATAAACGAATCAAGCACTTATGAAATAAAGAAAGGAACCCACCTCGCTGAACTAATATGTAAAACGCATCTTGTTGTTTGGGATGAGGCTCCCCTGAACCATCGCCACATTTTCGAGGCCGTTGATCGAACTTTTCGTGATGTGCGCCAGGCCATCGAGCCAAATTCCCATACATTACCTTTTGAAGGATTAAAAGTGCTACTAGGTGGTGACTTTAGACAGATCTTTCCAGTTGTTACAGGGGAGGCCCGTGAAGCTATAGTAGGCGCAAGCATAAGCAAATATTATATATGGCGAGAATGTATCATTTTTCAGCTTTTGCAAAATATGCGTATAGAATTAGATGTCCCCCGGTTACCGTAG